The proteins below are encoded in one region of Silene latifolia isolate original U9 population chromosome 2, ASM4854445v1, whole genome shotgun sequence:
- the LOC141642141 gene encoding 26S proteasome non-ATPase regulatory subunit 1 homolog B-like, producing the protein MATMVSSAGALLAMLNENHPTLKLHALSNLNTFAQFFWPEISTSIPQIESLYEDEEFAERKLAALVVSKVFYFLGELNDSLSYALGAGPLFDVSEDSDYVRTLLDKAIDEYASLRNKAADSPEEASKIDPRLEAIVERLLEKCILDGKYQQAMGMAIECRRLDKLEEGIMRSDNAPGCLAYCINVSHSYVNRREYRQEVLRLLVRVYQKLSSPDYLSICQCLMFLDQPEGVASILEKLLRSDNQDDALLAYQIAFDLVENEHQAFLLNVRDRLPKPKSQPLEPPVSRETESNQTEGATTSEDVQMNDGTPASSEIVIEMDPLEATYAERLTKLRGILSGETSIQLTLQFLYSHNRSDLLILKTIKQSVEMRNSVCHSATIYANAIMHAGTTVDTFLRENLDWLSRATNWAKFSATAGLGVIHKGHLKQGRSLMAPYLPQGGAGGGSAGSPYSEGGALYALGLIHANHGEGIKQFLRDSLRSTNVEVIQHGACLGLGLAALGTADEDIFEDIKNVLYTDSAVAGEAAGISMGLLMVGTASEKAGEMLVYAHETQHEKIIRGLALGIALTVYGREEEADTLIEQMTRDQDPILRYGGMYALALAYSGTSNNKAIRQLLHFAVSDVSDDVRRTAVLALGFVMYNEPEQTPRIVSLLSESYNPHVRYGAALAVGISCAGSGLSEAISLLEPLTSDVVDFVRQGALIAMAMVMIQTTEAMDSRVGTFRRQLEKIILDKHEDTMSKMGAILASGILDAGGRNVTIRLLSKSKHDKITAVVGLAVFTQFWYWYPLIYFVSLAFSPTAFVGLNYDLKVPKFDFVSHAKPSLFEYPKPTTVATATSAAKLPTAVLSTSAKAKARAKKESEQKEKEKEKSTESATGKAKSSEKDGDSMLVDNPPEKKVEQEPSFETLTNPARVVPAQEKYVKFMEGSRYMPVKMAPSGFLLLKDLRPDEPEVLSLTDSPAAATPATGPAAPAQPVSGSGSAMAVDEEEPQPPQPFEYSS; encoded by the exons ATGGCGACTATGGTGAGTTCAGCGGGAGCATTGCTTGCTATGTTAAACGAGAATCATCCAACTTTGAAGCTTCATGCTCTCTCTAATCTCAATACTTTCGCCCAATTTTTCTGGCCTGAGATCTCTACTAGCATCCCTCAAAT AGAAAGCTTGTATGAAGATGAAGAATTCGCAGAGAGGAAACTTGCAGCCTTAGTTGTTTCTAAG GTTTTTTATTTCTTGGGCGAACTGAATGATTCTTTATCATATGCACTTGGAGCCGGGCCTTTGTTTGATGTTTCAGAGGATTCTGATTATGTTCGGACTCTTCTTG ACAAGGCTATTGATGAGTACGCCAGTCTGAGAAATAAAGCTGCTGATTCACCCGAAGAAGCTTCAAAAATCGATCCTAGGCTAGAGGCTATCGTGGAGAGATTGTTGGAGAA ATGCATTCTGGATGGAAAATACCAACAAGCTATGGGAATGGCAATTGAGTGCCGAAGACTTGATAAACTCGAGGAGGGTATTATGAGGAGTGATAATGCTCCTGGATGTTTGGCATACTGTATTAATGTCTCACACTCCTATGTTAATCGTAGAGAATATCGTCAAGAG GTGCTTCGTCTGCTCGTTCGAGTCTATCAAAAGCTGTCGTCTCCTGACTATCTAAGCATTTGTCAATGTCTAATGTTTTTGGACCAACCTGAAGGTGTTGCTAGTATTCTAGAAAAGCTTCTCCGGTCAGACAACCAGGATGATGCTTTGCTTGCCTATCAAATAGCTTTTGATCTTGTGGAGAATGAGCATCAGGCTTTTCTACTGAATGTGAGAGATCGTCTTCCCAAGCCCAAGTCTCAGCCTCTAGAGCCGCCAGTATCTAGGGAAACGGAGTCCAATCAAACTGAAGGTGCCACAACGTCTGAGGATGTGCAAATGAATGATGGGACTCCTGCCTCCAGTGAAATTGTGATTGAGATGGATCCTCTTGAAGCTACATATGCTGAACGATTGACAAAACTAAGAGGAATTTTGTCCGGGGAGACTTCAATTCAGCTGACTTTGCAGTTCTTGTATAGTCATAACAG GTCGGACCTCCTTATTCTGAAGACCATAAAACAATCTGTTGAAATGAGAAACAGTGTTTGTCACAGTGCAACAATTTATGCAAATGCTATTATGCATGCTGGTACAACGGTCGACACATTCCTTAGGGAGAACCTG GATTGGCTGAGCAGGGCCACTAATTGGGCTAAATTTAGTGCAACTGCTGGATTGGGTGTTATCCATAAAGGCCATTTGAAACAGGGTCGATCACTGATGGCACCTTATTTGCCACAAGGCGGGGCTGGTGGCGGTAGTGCTGGAAGTCCTTATTCTGAAGGCGGGGCTCTATATGCTCTAGGTTTAATCCATGCTAATCATGGCGAGGGCATCAAGCAATTTCTTCGTGATAGCCTACGCAGTACCAATGTTGAG GTCATACAACATGGGGCTTGTTTAGGTCTTGGATTAGCTGCCCTTGGAACTGCAGATGAAGACATATTTGAGGATATAAAAAATGTGCTCTATACTGATAGTGCTGTTGCTGGCGAAGCTGCTGGCATCAGTATGGGTCTTCTTATGGTCGGCACAGCTAGTGAAAAGGCCGGTGAGATGCTTGTTTATGCTCATGAAACTCAGCATGAGAAGATCATCAG GGGCTTAGCATTGGGCATAGCGCTTACTGTTTACGGGAGGGAAGAGGAAGCAGACACACTGATTGAGCAAATGACTAGAGACCAAGATCCTATTTTGCGTTATGGTGGTATGTACGCATTGGCTTTGGCGTACAGCGGAACGTCGAATAACAAGGCGATCCGCCAGCTACTGCACTTTGCAGTCTCTGATGTGAGCGACGATGTTAGACGGACTGCTGTTCTGGCACTTGGTTTTGTCATGTATAATGAACCTGAGCAG ACACCCCGGATTGTGTCTCTGCTATCTGAGTCCTATAATCCACATGTTCGCTACGGTGCGGCCCTTGCTGTTGGAATCTCATGTGCTGGAAGTGGTCTGAGTGAGGCCATATCTTTGCTGGAGCCACTGACATCAGATGTGGTTGACTTTGTTCGTCAAGGAGCTCTAATTGCCATGGCTATGGTAATGATTCAAACTACTGAAGCTATGGATTCTCGGGTTGGAACATTCAG GCGACAATTGGAGAAAATAATTCTCGACAAGCACGAAGATACAATGAGCAAGATGGGAGCCATTTTAGCCTCTGGAATTCTGGATGCTGGTGGAAGGAATGTGACTATAAGGCTTCTTTCCAAGTCAAAACATGATAAAATCACAGCTGTTGTTGGTTTGGCAGTGTTTACCCAGTTCTGGTATTGGTATCCTCTGATATATTTTGTGAGCTTGGCATTCTCACCAACAGCCTTTGTTGGGTTAAACTACGATCTCAAAGTTCCCAAGTTCGATTTCGTATCACATGCAAAACCATCCTTGTTCGAGTATCCGAAACCAACAACCGTGGCCACTGCCACCTCAGCTGCAAAGCTTCCTACTGCTGTATTATCAACGTCAGCAAAAGCCAAAGCTAGAGCGAAAAAGGAGTCGGAAcaaaaggaaaaggagaaggaaaagtCTACTGAGTCAGCCACCGGAAAAGCAAAATCTTCTGAGAAGGATGGAGACTCTATGCTG GTTGACAACCCACCAGAGAAAAAAGTTGAACAAGAACCTTCATTTGAAACCCTAACAAACCCAGCGAGGGTAGTTCCTGCCCAAGAGAAGTATGTTAAGTTTATGGAGGGAAGCCGATACATGCCAGTTAAAATGGCTCCATCTGGTTTCCTTCTGTTGAAGGATTTACGCCCTGACGAACCCGAGGTACTCTCTTTAACTGATTCACCAGCTGCTGCTACTCCAGCAACTGGACCCGCAGCACCAGCACAACCGGTTTCTGGTTCAGGTTCAGCGATGGCTGTCGATGAGGAGGAGCCTCAGCCCCCACAGCCATTTGAATATTCTTCTTGA